A section of the Thermotoga caldifontis AZM44c09 genome encodes:
- the purS gene encoding phosphoribosylformylglycinamidine synthase subunit PurS, with amino-acid sequence MYRVRVQILPKEGVFDPQGYTVRGALEKLGFDGVKEVRLGKLIEILMEAEDESHVRSLVSAMCDRLLANPIVETYQLLDVEEVP; translated from the coding sequence ATGTACAGGGTGAGAGTGCAGATACTTCCAAAAGAAGGCGTGTTCGATCCACAGGGTTACACGGTGAGGGGTGCGCTGGAAAAACTCGGTTTCGACGGCGTGAAAGAAGTACGACTCGGGAAGCTCATCGAGATCCTGATGGAAGCGGAGGATGAGAGCCACGTGAGAAGCTTGGTCAGTGCGATGTGTGACAGGTTACTGGCGAATCCCATCGTTGAGACTTATCAGCTGCTCGATGTGGAGGAAGTTCCATGA
- a CDS encoding threonine ammonia-lyase: MNTLTYRDVEKAYERINGYVHRTSILTSKTLDEVSGHQVFMKAENFQKSGSFKIRGAMNFLLSLSEQERAKGVVTGSSGNHGQALALAGKMLGVDVKVVVPQDASAAKVAAIQGYGAKLERFGTSSTERLSRAREISRQEGRIFVPPFDHHWIMAGQGTVGLEILEELNEIDAILVPCGGCGLIAGIATYVKEKRPNVKIYGVEPEQSNSTYLSLKAGRRVELHNIQTIADGLRTASPGELTFPIVQKYVDDVLLVSEKEIAQAVIFLLERCKILVEPSGAVTVAAVMFGKVPADNRKVVTILSGGNVDKQRLVEIFKMVEA, from the coding sequence ATGAACACGCTGACGTACAGAGACGTAGAGAAGGCCTACGAGAGGATCAATGGGTACGTTCATAGAACGTCGATCCTCACATCGAAAACGCTCGATGAAGTCTCGGGGCATCAAGTCTTCATGAAAGCGGAGAACTTTCAAAAGAGTGGATCGTTCAAAATCCGTGGTGCCATGAATTTTCTTTTGTCGTTGAGCGAGCAGGAGCGCGCGAAAGGTGTGGTCACGGGTTCTTCGGGGAATCATGGTCAGGCGCTCGCCCTCGCTGGTAAGATGCTGGGAGTGGATGTCAAAGTTGTGGTTCCGCAGGATGCGTCCGCTGCAAAGGTAGCCGCGATACAGGGTTACGGTGCCAAGCTCGAGAGGTTCGGAACTTCTTCGACGGAGAGGCTGAGCCGCGCACGGGAAATCTCGAGACAGGAAGGTCGAATCTTCGTGCCACCGTTCGATCACCACTGGATCATGGCTGGTCAGGGTACGGTGGGACTGGAGATCTTAGAAGAGCTCAACGAAATCGATGCGATTCTTGTTCCATGCGGTGGGTGTGGATTGATAGCCGGCATCGCGACGTACGTGAAGGAAAAGCGACCGAACGTGAAGATCTACGGCGTAGAACCCGAACAGAGTAACAGCACTTATTTGTCTCTGAAGGCTGGGCGCAGGGTCGAACTTCACAACATCCAGACGATCGCCGATGGTCTGAGGACCGCGAGCCCTGGTGAACTGACGTTTCCAATCGTACAGAAGTACGTTGATGACGTTCTTCTCGTTTCAGAAAAAGAGATCGCTCAGGCTGTAATTTTCCTGCTCGAACGGTGCAAGATCCTCGTCGAACCTTCAGGCGCGGTCACCGTCGCCGCGGTTATGTTCGGAAAGGTTCCGGCCGACAACAGAAAAGTCGTGACGATCTTGTCGGGAGGAAACGTCGACAAACAAAGGCTCGTTGAGATCTTCAAAATGGTCGAAGCGTGA
- the rlmB gene encoding 23S rRNA (guanosine(2251)-2'-O)-methyltransferase RlmB: MFVYGKSVLEEVLRTRYPVKMIYLREDRKNRPSELIERLKKANYPFTFVSEKRLAQLCGEEKNQGIVIDLEFNYGNESDIEGELVVILDHITDPHNMGAICRTAVAAGASAIVVPKDRSVKVTPAVVKVSAGTVLRIPVVVVTNIVRTMEQLKERGYWIYGADMEGKSVYDEEFEPPVAVVFGNEGEGLSRLVRENCDGLIAVPMYSDIDSLNVSVSAGIILFEIARKIRRAVR; encoded by the coding sequence ATGTTCGTCTACGGCAAAAGTGTTCTGGAAGAGGTTCTCAGGACGCGCTATCCTGTGAAGATGATCTACCTGAGAGAAGACAGAAAGAACAGGCCTTCCGAATTGATCGAAAGGCTGAAGAAGGCCAATTATCCTTTCACCTTCGTCTCTGAGAAAAGACTCGCCCAGCTGTGTGGCGAAGAAAAGAACCAGGGCATCGTCATCGATCTGGAATTCAACTACGGCAACGAATCTGACATAGAAGGAGAGCTGGTGGTGATCTTAGACCACATAACGGATCCACACAACATGGGTGCAATCTGCCGGACCGCTGTGGCTGCAGGAGCGAGTGCGATAGTGGTGCCCAAGGATCGTTCTGTGAAGGTCACTCCCGCCGTGGTGAAGGTATCGGCCGGCACGGTGTTGAGGATTCCAGTGGTCGTGGTCACAAACATCGTCAGAACGATGGAGCAATTGAAAGAAAGAGGTTACTGGATCTACGGCGCAGACATGGAAGGAAAGAGTGTGTACGATGAGGAATTCGAGCCGCCCGTCGCTGTCGTCTTCGGTAATGAAGGAGAAGGTCTGAGCAGACTCGTTAGGGAGAACTGCGACGGATTGATCGCCGTGCCGATGTACTCCGACATCGATTCGCTGAACGTGTCTGTCAGCGCCGGGATCATTCTGTTCGAAATCGCGAGGAAGATCAGGAGGGCAGTAAGATGA
- a CDS encoding biotin transporter BioY has translation MFEKVLQQKGVLVKVLVALSFSVLTGLAAQIRIPLFFTPVPITAQTFVVLIAPFLIGPWAVLSQVMYLLLGVAGLPWFSGWRAGMSVLLGPTGGYLIGFIIASMFLAKHRSKTYSGKLVALLLANFLIIHGLGLAQLALWFYSKGSSPDVWKLLTMSLFPFVPGDLSKILAVSALLVKPKMKKE, from the coding sequence GTGTTCGAGAAAGTTCTGCAACAGAAAGGTGTACTCGTAAAGGTGCTGGTCGCGCTCAGCTTTTCTGTTCTGACGGGCCTGGCGGCACAGATCAGAATACCTCTCTTTTTCACACCAGTTCCAATCACTGCGCAAACTTTCGTCGTGCTCATCGCGCCGTTCCTCATTGGTCCCTGGGCTGTGCTCAGTCAAGTGATGTACCTGCTTTTGGGTGTCGCTGGCCTTCCTTGGTTCAGCGGTTGGAGAGCGGGTATGAGTGTTCTGCTGGGACCAACAGGTGGCTATTTGATAGGATTCATCATCGCGTCGATGTTCCTCGCAAAGCACAGATCAAAGACTTACTCAGGAAAACTTGTAGCATTGTTGTTGGCGAACTTCTTGATCATACACGGTCTGGGATTGGCCCAGCTGGCACTGTGGTTCTACAGCAAGGGTTCGAGTCCGGACGTCTGGAAACTGCTCACGATGTCTCTGTTCCCGTTCGTTCCGGGAGATCTTTCCAAGATACTCGCAGTTTCTGCGCTCCTTGTCAAGCCGAAGATGAAGAAAGAGTGA
- the rd gene encoding rubredoxin produces MQKYRCIICGYVYDPAEGDPDSDIAPGTPFEDVPEDWVCPVCGAPKEDFEPIEE; encoded by the coding sequence ATGCAGAAGTACAGATGTATCATCTGCGGTTATGTTTACGATCCTGCGGAGGGTGATCCTGACAGCGATATCGCACCGGGGACGCCGTTCGAAGATGTTCCTGAAGATTGGGTATGCCCTGTCTGTGGAGCTCCAAAGGAAGACTTTGAACCCATCGAAGAGTGA
- the purC gene encoding phosphoribosylaminoimidazolesuccinocarboxamide synthase, which translates to MEKLDLIYEGKAKRVYKTTDEDLLIIEFKDTATAFDGQKKGVIPGKGIVNNKVSAAFFELLEKQGIRTHFVRILNDREMLVKRVSIIPLEVIVRNVAAGSLCKRLNFQEGTLLKLPIVELCYKNDELHDPMINHYHALALGLATKDELSFIEETALKINEILKSFLAEKSLILVDFKLEFGRRDGEILLADEISPDTCRFWDASTLEKLDKDRFRRDLGKVEEAYWEVYRRVCG; encoded by the coding sequence GTGGAAAAACTTGATTTGATCTACGAAGGCAAGGCGAAGCGCGTTTACAAGACCACGGACGAAGATTTACTCATCATCGAGTTCAAAGACACGGCCACCGCGTTCGACGGACAGAAAAAAGGAGTCATTCCGGGTAAAGGTATCGTGAACAACAAGGTGTCTGCCGCCTTCTTCGAGTTGCTCGAGAAACAAGGAATCAGAACCCACTTCGTTCGAATCCTCAACGACAGAGAAATGCTCGTCAAACGCGTCAGCATAATTCCCCTCGAAGTAATCGTCAGGAACGTTGCTGCGGGTAGTTTGTGTAAACGACTCAACTTTCAGGAAGGTACCTTGCTCAAACTTCCCATCGTCGAACTCTGTTACAAGAACGACGAACTTCACGATCCCATGATCAACCATTACCACGCACTGGCGCTGGGGCTGGCAACGAAGGATGAACTTTCCTTCATCGAGGAAACCGCTCTGAAGATCAACGAAATTCTCAAATCCTTTCTGGCTGAGAAGAGTCTCATCCTGGTTGACTTCAAGCTCGAATTCGGAAGAAGAGACGGAGAAATTCTACTCGCCGATGAGATTTCCCCGGACACGTGTCGCTTCTGGGATGCGAGCACACTGGAAAAGCTCGACAAAGACAGGTTCAGACGCGACCTCGGTAAGGTTGAAGAGGCTTACTGGGAAGTCTACAGGCGCGTTTGCGGGTGA
- a CDS encoding ribonuclease III domain-containing protein yields MNWLLESTHLPDRIDPSSLPIATLAYVGDAVQSFFAKIKFLSDLNVTQIHKKVARSVSREAQARCLEQILSQLDERELSVVKRALNSKCAKRYGNDADYRKSTALEALIGYLYLIGDRQKLMEILSASLRE; encoded by the coding sequence ATGAACTGGCTGTTAGAAAGTACGCATCTTCCAGACAGGATTGATCCTTCATCCCTGCCCATAGCGACGCTCGCTTACGTTGGTGATGCGGTTCAATCGTTCTTCGCCAAGATCAAATTCTTGAGCGATTTGAACGTGACACAGATCCATAAGAAAGTTGCCAGGTCGGTTTCAAGAGAAGCACAGGCCAGATGCCTCGAACAGATCCTTTCACAGCTCGACGAAAGGGAGCTCAGCGTGGTGAAACGTGCCCTGAACAGCAAGTGCGCGAAAAGGTACGGCAACGACGCGGATTATCGCAAAAGCACGGCACTCGAAGCGCTCATAGGTTATCTGTATCTGATCGGTGACAGACAGAAACTGATGGAAATTCTGTCGGCGAGTTTGAGAGAGTAG
- a CDS encoding ribonuclease H-like YkuK family protein: MKYHVERFLNNGSFRLFIGSDSDERDGIVTFATVFIVYKPGVGAIYFYTTKRERRYYDIYSRLFEEAHLSIEMANFLKQNLNLDSAEIHIDAGYDGLSKQIIPSIVGYVKGMGYSYRLKPWAFAATKVAHRHTK, translated from the coding sequence GTGAAGTACCACGTCGAAAGGTTTCTGAACAACGGTTCGTTCAGACTCTTCATAGGCTCCGACAGCGATGAGAGGGACGGCATCGTTACTTTTGCAACGGTTTTCATAGTATACAAACCTGGTGTTGGCGCGATTTATTTCTACACCACCAAGCGTGAGAGACGCTACTACGATATATACTCGAGGCTCTTCGAGGAGGCACACCTGAGTATAGAGATGGCCAATTTCCTGAAGCAGAACTTGAATCTTGACAGCGCCGAAATACACATCGACGCAGGTTATGATGGTCTGAGCAAGCAGATCATACCATCCATAGTCGGCTACGTGAAGGGTATGGGATACAGCTACCGCTTGAAACCCTGGGCCTTCGCGGCCACGAAAGTGGCGCACAGGCACACCAAGTGA
- a CDS encoding alkaline phosphatase family protein, which yields MLLEKIDDGLFKPHYERFSLVNLANFVLKHFNAQPIHDPYPLEHFISGISEGIEKIVFFLIDALGMSSLERLMNRERVFHEYVVIEATSVFPTTTSAAITSLLTGATPVEHGVLGYILYIRQLGTLLNMIELSSPIVGKVTSTLSNRELMFEKTIFERLLEVGVKSFVLTSKTIRGSGLSNLVNVGASVRSYQSFGDMFSKFREILQENGPFFGFVYWGLLDSIGHKLGVDSDAFESELYWLLKMLMREILPVLPHNTLLIVLGDHGQIFTPWEKETWWSWKDEVSTFFSVPPGGEMRMMHIYTNQPDAVVQYLNEKYRDRALVLTKEQALNEKLFGEAVVVPGASVERIGDVVLIARENYSFYFKYTGKEESLKSKHGSLTQEELLVPLMIFRR from the coding sequence ATGCTGCTCGAGAAAATTGACGATGGATTGTTCAAACCGCATTATGAACGATTTTCTCTGGTGAACCTGGCCAACTTCGTGTTGAAGCATTTCAACGCCCAGCCGATCCATGACCCTTACCCACTCGAACATTTCATCTCTGGCATTTCGGAAGGAATTGAGAAAATCGTCTTCTTTCTCATAGACGCCCTCGGCATGTCGAGCCTTGAAAGGCTCATGAACAGAGAGCGCGTTTTCCACGAGTACGTTGTGATAGAAGCGACGTCTGTGTTCCCGACCACCACTTCCGCAGCCATAACTTCGTTGTTGACGGGTGCAACTCCTGTTGAGCACGGCGTTCTTGGCTACATCCTCTACATACGACAGCTCGGAACGCTTCTGAACATGATAGAGCTTTCTTCTCCCATCGTGGGCAAGGTTACGTCGACGTTGAGCAACAGGGAATTGATGTTCGAAAAGACGATCTTCGAGAGGCTCCTCGAAGTAGGTGTGAAGAGTTTCGTTCTCACTTCGAAAACGATCAGGGGTTCAGGCCTTTCGAATCTCGTGAACGTGGGTGCCTCGGTCAGATCTTACCAGAGTTTTGGAGACATGTTCTCCAAGTTCCGCGAAATCCTGCAGGAAAATGGCCCGTTTTTCGGTTTCGTCTACTGGGGTCTGCTCGATTCGATCGGTCACAAGCTGGGTGTGGATTCAGACGCATTCGAGAGCGAGCTGTACTGGCTGTTGAAGATGCTGATGAGAGAAATTCTACCCGTACTGCCGCACAACACCCTGCTCATCGTACTGGGTGATCACGGTCAGATCTTCACACCGTGGGAGAAAGAAACCTGGTGGTCCTGGAAAGATGAGGTTTCGACTTTCTTCTCGGTCCCACCCGGAGGCGAGATGAGAATGATGCACATTTACACAAACCAGCCGGATGCGGTGGTACAATATTTGAATGAAAAATACAGAGACAGAGCGCTGGTTCTGACCAAAGAGCAAGCGCTGAACGAGAAGCTCTTCGGTGAAGCGGTAGTGGTACCTGGGGCGAGCGTTGAAAGAATCGGCGACGTTGTCCTGATAGCGAGAGAGAATTACTCCTTCTATTTCAAATACACGGGAAAAGAAGAGAGTTTGAAGTCGAAACATGGAAGTTTGACTCAGGAAGAGTTGCTCGTACCGTTGATGATTTTCCGGAGGTGA
- the purQ gene encoding phosphoribosylformylglycinamidine synthase I, which translates to MRCAVVVFPGSNCDRDAYHVLKNVFCLDSHYVFHEESFSPDEFDLIVLPGGFSFGDYLRAGAIARFSPVMESVRRAAELGKFVLGICNGFQILTESGLLPGALLRNRNLKFICRDVYVRVTNNRTAFTCSLQLGEVLRLPIAHGEGRYFVPWDQLKVEQIVFQYCDEHGNVTDEANPNGSILNVAGIINERGNVLGMMPHPERCCEEILGNTDGRKIFESLIAYFSWRKEHVAD; encoded by the coding sequence ATGAGGTGTGCGGTTGTGGTTTTTCCTGGTTCGAACTGCGATCGTGACGCGTACCATGTTCTGAAGAATGTCTTCTGCCTCGATTCCCATTACGTTTTTCACGAAGAATCTTTTTCCCCGGACGAATTCGACTTGATAGTCCTTCCAGGGGGTTTCTCCTTCGGAGATTACTTGAGAGCCGGTGCGATCGCGCGTTTTTCACCCGTCATGGAGAGCGTTCGACGTGCAGCGGAACTTGGAAAGTTCGTCCTTGGTATATGCAACGGCTTTCAGATACTCACCGAGAGCGGTCTTTTACCCGGAGCCCTGCTCAGGAACAGGAATTTGAAGTTCATCTGCAGGGACGTCTACGTGAGGGTCACCAACAACCGTACAGCCTTCACGTGCTCACTTCAACTCGGTGAAGTGCTGCGCCTACCCATCGCGCACGGTGAAGGTCGCTATTTCGTTCCATGGGATCAACTGAAAGTTGAACAGATCGTTTTCCAGTACTGTGACGAACACGGCAACGTGACCGATGAGGCCAATCCGAACGGATCGATACTGAACGTTGCCGGAATAATCAACGAACGTGGGAACGTCCTCGGCATGATGCCTCACCCTGAGAGATGCTGTGAGGAGATCCTTGGAAACACGGACGGAAGAAAGATCTTCGAATCGCTGATTGCTTATTTTTCTTGGAGGAAAGAGCATGTTGCGGATTGA